In Limnohabitans sp. INBF002, one genomic interval encodes:
- a CDS encoding ferritin-like domain-containing protein, whose protein sequence is MSLRRLALTALCICDPLEKVQAVQLLWATQKDAMLSPNEQLHQEAHQTLPGRPALPRLIPAKHVPTRTPFTPEGLAALLHAVCHIEFNAINLALDAVWRFPHMPEPYYTDWLRVAYEESQHFEMLHTHLQSLGHRYGDFDAHDGMWHMCQKTADDVLARMALVPRTLEARGLDATPLIQAKLRKANTVNALRTADLLDIILREEVGHVAIGNHWYRWLCEQRGLDPVAHYRELTRRYEAPKLRPPFNTEARQRAGFTEAELDYLLGG, encoded by the coding sequence ATGAGCCTGCGCCGTTTAGCCTTGACTGCCCTGTGTATATGCGACCCTCTTGAGAAAGTTCAAGCGGTTCAGCTGCTGTGGGCGACACAAAAAGATGCCATGCTGTCTCCCAATGAACAGCTCCACCAAGAAGCACACCAGACGCTGCCCGGTCGCCCGGCACTGCCGCGCCTGATTCCAGCCAAACATGTGCCCACGCGCACACCATTCACCCCCGAAGGCTTGGCGGCTTTGCTGCATGCGGTGTGCCACATCGAATTCAACGCCATCAACTTGGCCTTGGATGCGGTTTGGCGCTTTCCTCACATGCCCGAGCCCTACTACACCGACTGGCTGCGCGTGGCTTATGAAGAGTCGCAGCACTTTGAAATGCTGCACACCCACTTGCAAAGCCTGGGCCATCGCTACGGTGACTTTGATGCCCACGATGGCATGTGGCACATGTGTCAAAAAACAGCGGACGACGTGCTGGCCCGCATGGCGCTGGTGCCCCGTACTCTTGAGGCTCGCGGGCTAGACGCAACGCCCTTGATTCAAGCCAAACTGCGCAAAGCCAACACGGTCAATGCGCTACGCACAGCAGATTTACTAGACATCATCTTGCGAGAGGAAGTGGGTCATGTCGCGATTGGCAACCATTGGTACCGGTGGTTATGCGAACAGCGCGGTTTAGACCCCGTGGCGCATTACCGCGAGTTAACCAGACGCTATGAAGCACCCAAGTTGCGCCCGCCTTTCAACACAGAAGCCCGTCAACGTGCGGGCTTCACAGAGGCTGAGCTGGACTAT
- a CDS encoding gamma carbonic anhydrase family protein, which yields MAVYQLDVLTPQIADSVWVADNAQVIGDVQMAPDSSVWFSSVVRGDTATIRIGEGTNIQDGSVLHADVGMPLTLGKHVTVGHMVQLHGCTVGDESLIGIGAIVLNGAKIGKNCLVGAGSLVTEGKEFPDGSMILGSPAKVVRQLTPEQIEGLRRSAQHYVNNKNRFKTGLKKIA from the coding sequence ATGGCTGTTTACCAACTCGATGTGCTCACCCCTCAAATTGCTGATTCGGTTTGGGTTGCTGACAACGCCCAAGTCATCGGCGATGTACAGATGGCCCCCGACAGCAGTGTCTGGTTCAGCAGTGTGGTGCGTGGTGACACGGCCACGATCCGAATTGGGGAAGGCACCAACATCCAGGACGGCAGCGTGTTGCATGCGGATGTGGGCATGCCACTGACCCTTGGCAAGCATGTGACTGTGGGCCACATGGTTCAGCTGCACGGTTGCACGGTGGGTGATGAGTCGCTGATTGGGATTGGCGCCATCGTGCTCAACGGCGCGAAAATTGGAAAGAACTGCTTGGTGGGTGCGGGCTCGCTCGTGACCGAAGGCAAAGAGTTTCCAGATGGCTCCATGATTTTGGGCAGTCCAGCGAAGGTGGTGCGTCAGCTCACGCCTGAGCAAATTGAAGGGTTGCGCCGCAGTGCGCAGCACTATGTGAATAACAAAAACCGCTTCAAAACGGGTTTAAAGAAAATTGCTTGA
- a CDS encoding Hsp33 family molecular chaperone HslO, translating into MSQLHKFLFDGLPVRGMLVQLTDVWQEVIKRRADNVETGPYAEPVRHLLGEMTAAAVLMQSNIKFNGALVMQIFGDGPLKLAVVEVNPNLSLRATAKVVGELGDASTLPEMVNVNNEGRCAITLDPLNKMPGQQPYQGVVPLFDDHRKKLDKFSDVLQHYMLQSEQLDTTLVLAANDTTAAGLLIQRLPIKGEGNLAAKASMEDEDEIGRNEDYNRISILASSLTADELLNLDAETILRRLFWEEKLVRFEPLTPSFACSCSRERVSNMIRSLGTEEVESILAERGEVEVGCDFCGQQYRYDAVDAAHIFTGLDIQPPSPSSLQ; encoded by the coding sequence ATGTCTCAGTTGCATAAATTTTTGTTCGATGGTTTGCCCGTGCGTGGCATGTTGGTGCAGCTCACCGATGTGTGGCAAGAGGTGATCAAGCGCCGTGCAGACAACGTCGAAACAGGGCCGTATGCCGAGCCCGTGCGTCACTTGTTGGGTGAGATGACAGCTGCGGCCGTGTTGATGCAATCGAACATCAAATTCAACGGAGCCTTGGTCATGCAAATTTTTGGCGATGGTCCGCTGAAGTTGGCGGTGGTCGAAGTCAACCCGAACTTGAGCCTGCGCGCCACGGCCAAAGTGGTGGGTGAGTTGGGCGATGCCAGCACCTTGCCTGAGATGGTGAACGTCAACAACGAAGGCCGCTGTGCCATCACCTTAGACCCGCTCAACAAAATGCCAGGTCAACAGCCTTACCAAGGCGTGGTGCCGTTGTTTGACGACCATCGCAAGAAGTTGGATAAATTCAGCGACGTGCTGCAGCACTACATGCTGCAAAGCGAGCAGCTCGACACCACCTTGGTGTTGGCTGCGAATGACACCACCGCCGCGGGTTTGTTGATCCAGCGCTTGCCCATCAAAGGCGAAGGTAACTTGGCCGCGAAGGCGAGCATGGAAGACGAAGACGAAATTGGTCGCAACGAAGACTACAACCGCATCTCCATCTTGGCCTCCAGCTTGACCGCTGATGAGTTGCTGAACTTGGATGCTGAAACCATTTTGCGTCGCCTGTTCTGGGAAGAAAAGCTCGTGCGATTCGAGCCCCTCACGCCCAGCTTTGCCTGCTCGTGCAGTCGCGAACGTGTGAGCAACATGATTCGCAGCTTGGGCACCGAAGAAGTCGAAAGCATCTTGGCTGAACGCGGCGAGGTGGAAGTGGGCTGCGATTTTTGCGGTCAGCAATACCGCTACGACGCGGTAGATGCAGCGCATATTTTTACGGGCCTTGACATTCAGCCGCCCAGCCCCTCATCGCTGCAATAA
- a CDS encoding ATP-binding protein — MKIALLGAESTGKSQLALALTTHLRAAGLTVHRVDEYLREWCDTHNRTPEFEEQQHIAETQMAHVLAAPAHAVVIADTTPLMTAVYSQMIFNDHSLDALALQHQAVFDITLLTGLDLAWVSDGLQRVGAHVREPVDQKIRHLLAQGNLPYQVVYGTGEQRLENALFCIGRQAPQWAKQLERPEPPTRWRGPCETCGDGDCEHRLFRGLLTP, encoded by the coding sequence ATGAAGATTGCGTTGCTCGGCGCAGAAAGCACAGGCAAGTCGCAACTGGCCTTGGCATTGACCACACACTTGCGTGCCGCTGGTTTAACTGTGCATCGCGTAGACGAATACCTGCGTGAATGGTGCGACACCCACAACCGCACACCTGAGTTTGAAGAACAACAGCACATCGCTGAAACGCAAATGGCCCACGTACTGGCAGCGCCTGCGCATGCGGTGGTGATTGCAGATACCACGCCACTCATGACCGCGGTGTACAGCCAAATGATTTTCAACGACCACAGCCTTGATGCACTCGCGTTGCAACACCAAGCTGTGTTTGATATCACCTTGCTCACAGGGCTAGATCTGGCGTGGGTCAGCGATGGACTGCAACGCGTGGGTGCGCATGTGCGCGAACCCGTGGACCAAAAAATCAGACACTTGCTGGCACAAGGCAATTTGCCCTATCAGGTGGTGTACGGCACAGGCGAGCAACGTTTAGAAAATGCCTTGTTTTGCATTGGTCGCCAAGCACCGCAATGGGCCAAACAGTTGGAACGCCCCGAGCCGCCTACACGTTGGCGCGGCCCCTGCGAAACCTGTGGCGACGGTGACTGCGAACACCGCTTGTTCAGGGGCTTGCTCACGCCCTGA
- the pnuC gene encoding nicotinamide riboside transporter PnuC, whose product MTEFLFSTAFSLWGLDTSWLELIAVLLAFAMILCNIVELHWGWPLAAISSVLYFFLFWTQRLYGDALLQVFFAVLAMWGWSVWLRGVDGEPLPITRMPSRQRVTLVWMGTLLWLATGGVLLNFTDTDVPWWDAFPTAFSLVGQYLLAHKRLENWAVWIIVNIVAAGLFAWKALWLTTLLYVVFIALSAVGWRTWASRTKADPA is encoded by the coding sequence GTGACCGAATTCCTTTTCTCCACCGCATTCAGCCTTTGGGGCCTCGACACTTCTTGGCTTGAACTCATCGCTGTGCTGCTGGCTTTCGCGATGATTCTGTGCAACATCGTCGAGCTGCATTGGGGCTGGCCCTTGGCAGCCATCAGCTCGGTCCTGTATTTCTTTTTGTTTTGGACCCAGCGCTTGTATGGCGACGCGTTGCTGCAAGTGTTTTTTGCGGTGCTGGCCATGTGGGGCTGGTCGGTCTGGTTGCGTGGCGTGGACGGCGAGCCCTTGCCCATCACGCGCATGCCCTCACGTCAACGCGTCACATTGGTCTGGATGGGCACCCTGCTTTGGCTCGCCACAGGTGGCGTGCTGCTGAACTTCACCGACACCGATGTACCTTGGTGGGATGCGTTCCCCACCGCCTTCAGTTTGGTCGGCCAGTATTTGCTGGCGCACAAGCGCTTGGAAAACTGGGCCGTTTGGATCATCGTCAATATCGTGGCCGCAGGGCTGTTTGCATGGAAAGCCTTGTGGCTCACCACCCTGCTCTATGTGGTGTTCATCGCCTTGAGCGCGGTGGGATGGCGCACCTGGGCCTCGCGGACCAAGGCAGACCCCGCATGA
- the ftsB gene encoding cell division protein FtsB, translated as MLRPLHLVLIALLLVLQGQLWFGRGSIPDVMRLRQTLKDQKQQNVAAQLANDRLGAELHDLKDGLEMVEERARSEIGMVKPNEVFVQIAK; from the coding sequence ATGCTGCGTCCACTCCACCTTGTGCTGATTGCCCTGCTGCTTGTGCTGCAGGGCCAGCTGTGGTTTGGTCGCGGCAGCATCCCTGACGTGATGCGTCTACGTCAGACCTTGAAAGACCAAAAGCAACAAAACGTTGCAGCGCAGTTGGCCAATGACCGGCTCGGCGCCGAACTCCACGACCTCAAAGACGGTCTGGAAATGGTCGAAGAGCGCGCACGCTCGGAAATTGGCATGGTCAAACCCAACGAAGTCTTCGTGCAAATTGCGAAGTGA
- the eno gene encoding phosphopyruvate hydratase: MSAIVDIVAREILDSRGNPTVECDVLLESGTMGRAAVPSGASTGSREAIELRDGDKSRYLGKGVLKAVEHINTEISEAILGLDASEQAFLDKTLIDLDGTENKSRLGANAMLAVSMAVARAAAEESGLPLYRYFGGMNGNQLPVPMMNVINGGAHANNNLDLQEFMIIPVGAPTFREAVRYGAEVFHALKKIIHDKGMSIAVGDEGGFAPNVTSHEAAIQMILDAIAAAGYTAGEQIAIGLDCAASEFYKDGKYHLSGEGLQLTAQQWTDMLATWCDKYPIISIEDGMAENDWDGWKVLTDRLAKKVQIVGDDLFVTNTKIFKEGIDKGIANSILIKINQIGTLTETFEAIEMAKRAGYTAVISHRSGETEDSTIADIAVGLNAGQIKTGSMSRSDRMAKYNQLLRIEEDLGDVAVYPGRSAFYNLR, translated from the coding sequence ATGAGCGCTATCGTCGACATCGTCGCCCGTGAAATCTTGGACAGCCGCGGCAACCCCACCGTGGAATGTGATGTGTTGTTGGAGTCCGGCACCATGGGCCGTGCCGCTGTGCCATCAGGCGCATCCACCGGCAGCCGCGAAGCCATCGAGTTGCGCGACGGCGACAAGAGCCGCTACCTCGGCAAAGGCGTGTTGAAAGCGGTTGAGCACATCAACACCGAAATCTCTGAAGCCATTTTGGGCTTGGACGCTTCTGAGCAAGCCTTCCTCGACAAGACTTTGATCGACCTCGACGGCACTGAAAACAAGAGCCGCTTGGGTGCGAACGCGATGTTGGCCGTGTCTATGGCTGTGGCCCGCGCTGCCGCGGAAGAGTCTGGCTTGCCTTTGTACCGTTACTTCGGTGGCATGAACGGCAACCAATTGCCCGTGCCCATGATGAACGTCATCAACGGTGGCGCACACGCCAACAACAACTTGGACTTGCAAGAGTTCATGATCATCCCCGTGGGCGCCCCCACCTTCCGCGAAGCCGTGCGTTACGGCGCTGAAGTGTTCCACGCCTTGAAGAAAATCATCCACGACAAAGGCATGAGCATTGCCGTGGGCGACGAAGGTGGCTTTGCCCCCAACGTCACCAGCCACGAAGCTGCCATCCAAATGATCTTGGACGCGATTGCCGCTGCGGGCTACACCGCCGGCGAACAAATCGCCATCGGTTTGGACTGCGCTGCGAGCGAGTTCTACAAAGACGGTAAGTACCACTTGTCTGGCGAAGGCTTGCAATTGACGGCCCAACAATGGACCGACATGCTCGCCACTTGGTGCGACAAGTACCCCATCATCAGCATCGAAGACGGCATGGCTGAAAACGACTGGGACGGCTGGAAAGTGTTGACCGACCGCTTGGCCAAGAAAGTGCAAATCGTGGGCGACGACTTGTTCGTGACCAACACCAAAATCTTCAAAGAAGGCATCGACAAAGGCATCGCCAATTCGATCCTCATCAAGATCAACCAAATCGGTACCTTGACCGAAACCTTCGAAGCGATTGAGATGGCCAAGCGCGCGGGCTACACCGCCGTGATCAGCCACCGGTCTGGCGAAACCGAAGACAGCACCATTGCGGACATCGCCGTGGGCTTGAACGCCGGTCAAATCAAAACCGGTTCCATGAGCCGCTCTGACCGCATGGCCAAGTACAACCAACTCTTGCGCATCGAAGAAGACTTGGGTGACGTGGCGGTGTACCCAGGCCGTTCTGCCTTCTACAACCTGCGTTAA
- the kdsA gene encoding 3-deoxy-8-phosphooctulonate synthase, which yields MKLCGFDVGLNQPFFLIAGTCSIEGLEMSIEVAGQLKEICSGLGIPLIYKGSFDKANRSSGSTKRGVGMDAGLKILDEVRRQLHLPILTDVHDESQVKTVASMVDVLQTPAFLCRQTDFIRAVAQSGKPVNIKKGQFLAPWDMKNVIDKARDAAREAGLPEDNFLACERGVSFGYNNLVADMTSLAEMRKSGAPVVFDVTHSVQKPGGQGTVSGGAREMVPVLARAGVAAGVAGLFMETHPCPSEAWSDGPNAVPLSKMKALLETLVELDAVTKKHPFLENNFEA from the coding sequence ATGAAACTTTGCGGATTCGACGTTGGCCTCAACCAACCTTTCTTTTTGATCGCAGGCACCTGCTCGATCGAAGGCTTGGAAATGTCCATTGAGGTCGCAGGTCAACTCAAAGAAATCTGCTCTGGCTTGGGCATTCCTTTGATCTACAAAGGTTCGTTCGACAAAGCCAACCGCTCGTCCGGCAGCACCAAGCGCGGCGTGGGCATGGACGCAGGTTTGAAGATTCTTGACGAAGTGCGTCGCCAACTGCACCTGCCCATCCTCACCGATGTGCATGACGAATCGCAAGTCAAAACCGTGGCCAGCATGGTCGACGTGTTGCAAACCCCAGCCTTCCTGTGCCGCCAAACCGACTTCATCCGTGCTGTGGCGCAATCGGGCAAGCCTGTGAACATCAAGAAGGGCCAGTTCTTGGCCCCTTGGGACATGAAAAACGTCATCGACAAAGCCCGTGACGCCGCACGCGAAGCGGGCCTGCCCGAAGACAACTTCTTGGCCTGCGAACGCGGCGTGAGCTTTGGCTACAACAACCTCGTGGCCGACATGACCAGCTTGGCTGAGATGCGCAAGTCTGGCGCCCCTGTGGTGTTTGACGTGACCCACTCTGTGCAAAAGCCCGGCGGTCAAGGCACGGTCAGTGGCGGCGCTCGTGAGATGGTGCCTGTGTTGGCCCGTGCAGGCGTGGCCGCTGGCGTGGCTGGCCTGTTCATGGAAACCCACCCTTGCCCCTCAGAGGCTTGGTCTGATGGCCCGAATGCCGTGCCCTTGAGCAAGATGAAAGCCTTGCTAGAAACCTTGGTCGAGCTCGATGCCGTGACCAAAAAACACCCCTTCTTAGAAAACAACTTTGAGGCTTGA
- a CDS encoding CTP synthase: MTQFVFVTGGVVSSLGKGIAAASLAALLESRGLKVTLIKLDPYINVDPGTMSPLQHGEVFVTEDGAETDLDLGHYERFITTRMKKANNFTTGQIYQSVLDKERRGDYLGKTVQVIPHITNEIQEFVKRGAAYDTPEAVDVAIVEIGGTVGDIESLPFLEAARQMSLKMGAHNTAFVHLSYVPWIAAAGELKTKPTQHTAQKLREIGIQADALLCRADRPIPEEERQKISLFSNVHESGVISMWDVDTIYKVPRMLHEQGLDNLVCDKLRINAQPANLQRWDDLVHEVANPKEEVTIAMVGKYVDLSDSYKSLNEALRHAGMKNHARVKIEYVDSEFITPENVKDLGKFDAILVPGGFGIRGVEGKISSAQFARENKVPYLGICLGMQVATIEYARHMAGLKDANSTEFVPDGPNPVIALINEWKDADGSIQTRTANSNLGGTMRLGAQSSDVAPGTLAHKIYGDVVTERHRHRYEANVNYLDALRKAGLVISALTQREQLTEIVELPQTVHPWYMGVQFHPEFKSTPWDGHPLFNAFVKAALDHKAKA, from the coding sequence ATGACCCAATTTGTATTCGTCACCGGCGGTGTTGTTTCTTCCCTAGGCAAGGGAATTGCAGCCGCCTCACTCGCCGCCCTCCTTGAGTCGCGCGGCCTCAAAGTCACCCTCATCAAGCTGGACCCCTACATCAACGTAGACCCAGGCACCATGTCGCCTCTGCAGCATGGCGAGGTGTTCGTCACCGAAGACGGTGCTGAAACCGACCTCGATTTGGGCCACTACGAGCGCTTCATCACGACGCGCATGAAAAAGGCCAACAACTTCACCACAGGCCAGATTTACCAAAGCGTGCTCGACAAAGAGCGCCGCGGCGACTATCTGGGCAAAACGGTGCAAGTCATCCCGCACATCACCAACGAAATTCAAGAGTTCGTCAAACGCGGCGCAGCCTATGACACACCAGAAGCCGTGGATGTGGCCATCGTTGAAATCGGTGGCACTGTGGGTGACATCGAGTCCCTGCCGTTTTTGGAAGCCGCTCGTCAAATGAGCCTGAAGATGGGCGCCCACAACACCGCGTTTGTGCATCTGAGCTACGTGCCTTGGATTGCTGCAGCGGGTGAACTCAAAACCAAACCCACCCAACACACAGCCCAAAAGCTGCGCGAAATCGGCATCCAAGCCGACGCCTTGCTGTGCCGTGCGGACCGCCCCATTCCGGAAGAAGAACGCCAAAAAATCAGCCTCTTCTCCAACGTGCATGAGTCGGGTGTGATCTCGATGTGGGACGTCGACACCATCTACAAAGTGCCACGCATGTTGCACGAACAAGGACTGGACAACTTGGTGTGCGACAAACTGCGCATCAACGCACAACCTGCCAACTTGCAACGTTGGGACGACTTGGTCCACGAAGTGGCCAACCCCAAAGAAGAAGTCACCATCGCGATGGTGGGCAAGTACGTCGATCTGTCCGACAGCTACAAGTCCCTCAACGAAGCGCTGCGCCATGCGGGCATGAAGAACCATGCACGCGTGAAGATCGAGTACGTGGACTCTGAATTCATCACACCCGAAAACGTCAAAGACCTCGGTAAGTTCGACGCTATTCTTGTGCCAGGCGGCTTTGGCATTCGCGGCGTGGAAGGCAAAATTTCTTCGGCCCAATTCGCCCGTGAAAACAAAGTGCCTTACCTCGGCATCTGCCTCGGCATGCAAGTGGCGACCATCGAATACGCCCGCCACATGGCAGGCCTGAAAGACGCCAACAGCACCGAGTTTGTGCCAGACGGTCCCAACCCCGTCATCGCCCTCATCAACGAGTGGAAAGACGCGGACGGCAGCATCCAAACCCGCACAGCCAACTCCAACCTGGGCGGCACCATGCGCTTGGGCGCACAAAGCTCAGACGTGGCGCCTGGCACCTTGGCCCACAAGATTTACGGCGACGTGGTGACCGAGCGTCACCGCCACCGCTACGAAGCCAACGTGAACTACCTCGACGCGCTGCGCAAAGCAGGCTTGGTGATTTCAGCGCTGACACAGCGCGAGCAACTCACCGAAATCGTCGAGTTGCCACAAACCGTGCACCCTTGGTACATGGGCGTGCAATTCCACCCCGAGTTCAAATCGACCCCATGGGATGGCCACCCGTTGTTCAACGCCTTCGTCAAGGCGGCGCTGGATCACAAGGCGAAGGCCTAA
- the coaBC gene encoding bifunctional phosphopantothenoylcysteine decarboxylase/phosphopantothenate--cysteine ligase CoaBC, with translation MSDLSNKHIVLGLSGGIACYKAAELCRALVKAGATVQVVMTEAAAQFITPVTLQALSNRAVYVSQWDAREPNNMAHINLSREADAIVVAPASADFMAKLLHGRADDLLSLMCLARPIESVPLILAPAMNREMWQHPATQRNMAQLTADGAHVLDVGQGEQACGETGDGRMLEPEEILEDLIAFFQPKVLAGQHVLVTAGPTYEAMDPVRGITNLSSGKMGFSIARAAREAGAEVTLVAGPVHLPTPRGVQRVDVRSALDMQAAVAKHIDAASVFVATAAVADWRVADVAGQKIKKDGSGQLPQLSFVENPDILAGVAQSARAKSGALYCVGFAAESHDLLKHATAKRERKGVPLLVGNIGPATFGLDDNALLLVDAQGHQELPHASKLMLARQLVGEIARRLKTA, from the coding sequence ATGTCTGATCTGTCAAATAAGCACATTGTTTTGGGTTTGAGTGGTGGCATCGCTTGCTACAAAGCGGCGGAGTTGTGCCGTGCCTTGGTCAAAGCCGGCGCCACGGTGCAAGTGGTCATGACGGAGGCGGCTGCCCAGTTCATCACCCCTGTCACGCTGCAAGCCTTGTCGAATCGCGCGGTGTACGTTTCGCAATGGGATGCGCGTGAGCCCAACAACATGGCGCACATCAACCTGAGCCGCGAGGCCGACGCCATTGTGGTGGCCCCCGCCAGCGCCGATTTCATGGCCAAGCTTTTGCACGGTCGTGCGGACGATTTGCTGAGTCTCATGTGCTTGGCGCGCCCGATTGAAAGCGTGCCTTTGATTTTGGCCCCCGCGATGAATCGTGAAATGTGGCAACACCCCGCCACCCAGCGCAACATGGCGCAGCTCACCGCGGACGGTGCGCATGTGCTGGACGTGGGGCAGGGCGAACAAGCCTGCGGCGAAACCGGTGATGGCCGCATGTTGGAGCCTGAAGAAATCTTGGAAGACCTCATTGCGTTCTTCCAACCCAAAGTCTTAGCTGGGCAGCATGTGCTGGTCACGGCGGGCCCGACGTATGAGGCGATGGACCCCGTGCGCGGCATCACCAATTTATCCAGCGGCAAGATGGGCTTTTCGATTGCCCGTGCGGCCCGCGAAGCGGGTGCCGAGGTGACCTTGGTGGCTGGCCCTGTGCACCTGCCCACACCGCGCGGTGTGCAGCGTGTGGATGTGCGTTCGGCGTTGGACATGCAAGCCGCAGTGGCCAAACACATAGATGCCGCCTCTGTCTTTGTTGCGACGGCAGCCGTCGCCGATTGGCGTGTGGCCGATGTGGCTGGACAAAAAATCAAAAAAGACGGCTCAGGCCAGTTGCCCCAGTTGAGCTTTGTCGAAAACCCAGACATCTTGGCCGGCGTGGCGCAGTCTGCCCGTGCCAAAAGTGGTGCTTTGTATTGCGTGGGCTTTGCAGCGGAAAGCCATGATTTGCTCAAACACGCCACCGCCAAACGCGAGCGCAAAGGTGTGCCGCTGTTGGTGGGCAACATTGGTCCCGCGACGTTTGGCTTGGACGACAACGCCTTGCTGTTGGTCGATGCACAAGGCCACCAAGAACTGCCACATGCCAGCAAACTCATGCTGGCGCGTCAATTGGTGGGCGAGATTGCGCGTCGTTTGAAAACCGCTTGA
- the dut gene encoding dUTP diphosphatase has protein sequence MKLDVKILDPRMADQLPQYATPGSAGLDLRACLDAPITLEPNAWQLVPTGIAIHLADPAYAALILPRSGLGHKHGIVLGNLVGLIDSDYQGQLMVSAWNRSDVAFTLEPMERLAQLVIVPVVQAQFNVVNEFAGPTERGEGGYGSTGKK, from the coding sequence ATGAAACTCGACGTCAAAATTCTCGATCCCCGCATGGCCGACCAACTGCCGCAATACGCCACGCCTGGTAGCGCTGGCTTGGACTTGCGTGCATGTTTGGATGCGCCCATCACGCTAGAGCCCAACGCTTGGCAATTGGTGCCCACGGGCATCGCCATCCACTTGGCCGACCCAGCCTACGCCGCGCTCATCTTGCCGCGCTCAGGCCTGGGTCATAAGCACGGCATCGTGTTGGGCAACCTCGTGGGTTTGATTGACAGCGATTACCAAGGGCAGCTGATGGTCAGCGCTTGGAACCGCAGCGATGTGGCGTTCACCTTGGAGCCTATGGAGCGTTTGGCCCAGTTGGTCATCGTGCCTGTGGTGCAAGCCCAGTTCAATGTGGTGAACGAATTTGCTGGGCCGACCGAGCGCGGTGAGGGCGGTTACGGCTCGACCGGTAAGAAGTAA
- a CDS encoding FKBP-type peptidyl-prolyl cis-trans isomerase has product MEITQHCVVGLTWTLKDTLGEVLDELDSPVEFLVGGDDLLAKIEEALQGHSVGDHLDLQLEPEEAFGDYDENLVFLEARSSFPKELEEGHTVEGHALPAGCNPDAPQDLLYTVTELYPEHVVLDGNHPLAGIAIRIHLDVQSVREATQEEQERGTLGTGFFKIEAQAPGNDLLH; this is encoded by the coding sequence ATGGAAATTACTCAACACTGCGTGGTCGGCTTAACTTGGACCTTGAAAGACACTTTGGGCGAGGTGCTGGACGAATTGGACAGCCCCGTTGAATTTTTGGTGGGCGGCGATGACTTGCTGGCCAAGATTGAAGAGGCTCTGCAAGGCCACAGCGTGGGCGACCACCTCGACTTGCAACTCGAACCCGAAGAAGCCTTTGGCGACTACGACGAAAACTTGGTATTTTTAGAGGCGCGCTCAAGCTTTCCCAAAGAGTTGGAAGAAGGCCACACCGTCGAAGGCCACGCGCTACCTGCTGGCTGCAACCCAGACGCACCGCAAGACTTGCTCTACACCGTGACCGAGCTCTACCCCGAACATGTGGTGTTAGACGGCAACCACCCACTGGCAGGTATTGCGATTCGCATTCACCTTGATGTGCAATCGGTGCGCGAAGCCACGCAAGAAGAGCAAGAGCGCGGCACTTTGGGTACAGGCTTTTTCAAGATTGAAGCTCAAGCGCCTGGTAACGATTTGCTGCACTGA